The following proteins are co-located in the Ictalurus punctatus breed USDA103 chromosome 14, Coco_2.0, whole genome shotgun sequence genome:
- the parvb gene encoding beta-parvin isoform X2, translating into MARSAAHTGKMKKDESFLGKFGGTLGRKKKAKEVSDLQEEGKYAINAPLLPSSTDLLPEDMLLEENAERIMLDPVSRENPKFKDLQKVLVDWINNELEEDRIIVKDLEEDLYDGQVLQKLFEKLSGRKLNVAEVTQSEIGQKQKLQTVLEAVNELLRPQGWTIDWGVDSIHSKNLVAIVYLLVTLAMHFMAPIRLPEHVSVKVVVVKKKEGILNTLRITKELTTTTEMMMGRFERDAFDTLLDHAPDKLNVVKTSLITFVNKHLNKLNLEVTELESQFADGVYLVLLMGLLEGYFVPLYNFYLTPESFEQKVHNVAFAFELMQDGGLKKPKARPEDVVNLNLKATLRVLYNLFTNYKSAD; encoded by the exons TGAGTGACCTTCAGGAAGAGGGGAAGTATGCCATTAACGCACCACTCCTCCCTTCCAGTACTGACCTGCTCCCAGAGGACATGCTGCTAG AGGAGAATGCTGAGAGGATTATGTTAGATCCCGTCTCAAGAGAGAATCCCAAATTTAAAGACCTACAGAAG GTTCTGGTTGATTGGATCAATAATGAGCTGGAGGAAGACAGGATCATAGTTAAAGATCTAGAAGAGGATCTCTATGATGGACAGGTGTTGCAGAAGCTGTTTG AGAAGCTTTCAGGACGTAAGCTGAATGTAGCAGAAGTGACCCAATCAGAGATCGGTCAGAAACAGAAGCTACAGACTGTTCTGGAAGCAGTGAATGAGCTGCTCCGACCTCAAGGCTGGACAATAGATTGGGGAGTTGATT CAATCCACTCTAAGAACCTGGTAGCCATCGTGTATTTGCTGGTAACTCTGGCCATGCACTTTATGGCCCCAATCAGGCTCCCTGAGCATGTCTCTGTAAAGGTGGTGGTAGTCAAG AAAAAGGAGGGCATCTTAAACACATTGCGTATAACAAAAGAACTCACAACTACTACAGA GATGATGATGGGAAGATTTG AGAGGGATGCCTTTGACACCTTACTGGACCATGCACCTGACAAGCTCAATGTGGTCAAGACG TCCCTGATCACCTTTGTAAATAAACACCTGAACAAGCTGAATCTGGAAGTCACTGAGCTGGAGTCACAG TTTGCAGATGGTGTATATCTGGTGCTGCTGATGGGCCTATTGGAAGGTTATTTTGTACCGCTGTATAACTTTTACCTCACGCCAGAGAGCTTTGAACAGAAA GTGCATAATGTGGCATTTGCATTCGAGTTGATGCAGGATGGAGGACTGAAGAAGCCCAAAGCTCGACCAGAAG atGTTGTGAATTTGAACCTGAAGGCTACTCTGAGAGTCTTGTATAACCTCTTCACCAATTACAAAAGTGCTGATTGA
- the parvb gene encoding beta-parvin isoform X3, translating into MSDLQEEGKYAINAPLLPSSTDLLPEDMLLEENAERIMLDPVSRENPKFKDLQKVLVDWINNELEEDRIIVKDLEEDLYDGQVLQKLFEKLSGRKLNVAEVTQSEIGQKQKLQTVLEAVNELLRPQGWTIDWGVDSIHSKNLVAIVYLLVTLAMHFMAPIRLPEHVSVKVVVVKKKEGILNTLRITKELTTTTEMMMGRFERDAFDTLLDHAPDKLNVVKTSLITFVNKHLNKLNLEVTELESQFADGVYLVLLMGLLEGYFVPLYNFYLTPESFEQKVHNVAFAFELMQDGGLKKPKARPEDVVNLNLKATLRVLYNLFTNYKSAD; encoded by the exons TGAGTGACCTTCAGGAAGAGGGGAAGTATGCCATTAACGCACCACTCCTCCCTTCCAGTACTGACCTGCTCCCAGAGGACATGCTGCTAG AGGAGAATGCTGAGAGGATTATGTTAGATCCCGTCTCAAGAGAGAATCCCAAATTTAAAGACCTACAGAAG GTTCTGGTTGATTGGATCAATAATGAGCTGGAGGAAGACAGGATCATAGTTAAAGATCTAGAAGAGGATCTCTATGATGGACAGGTGTTGCAGAAGCTGTTTG AGAAGCTTTCAGGACGTAAGCTGAATGTAGCAGAAGTGACCCAATCAGAGATCGGTCAGAAACAGAAGCTACAGACTGTTCTGGAAGCAGTGAATGAGCTGCTCCGACCTCAAGGCTGGACAATAGATTGGGGAGTTGATT CAATCCACTCTAAGAACCTGGTAGCCATCGTGTATTTGCTGGTAACTCTGGCCATGCACTTTATGGCCCCAATCAGGCTCCCTGAGCATGTCTCTGTAAAGGTGGTGGTAGTCAAG AAAAAGGAGGGCATCTTAAACACATTGCGTATAACAAAAGAACTCACAACTACTACAGA GATGATGATGGGAAGATTTG AGAGGGATGCCTTTGACACCTTACTGGACCATGCACCTGACAAGCTCAATGTGGTCAAGACG TCCCTGATCACCTTTGTAAATAAACACCTGAACAAGCTGAATCTGGAAGTCACTGAGCTGGAGTCACAG TTTGCAGATGGTGTATATCTGGTGCTGCTGATGGGCCTATTGGAAGGTTATTTTGTACCGCTGTATAACTTTTACCTCACGCCAGAGAGCTTTGAACAGAAA GTGCATAATGTGGCATTTGCATTCGAGTTGATGCAGGATGGAGGACTGAAGAAGCCCAAAGCTCGACCAGAAG atGTTGTGAATTTGAACCTGAAGGCTACTCTGAGAGTCTTGTATAACCTCTTCACCAATTACAAAAGTGCTGATTGA